From Halorussus salinus:
GGCATATTCGATGAAAACGGCGTGATGCAAGATTATTGCGTCAAATGCGGCAAAGAGATGCTGTTCGGAAGCTCATCAGAAGATGAACTCCGGGGAGAGAATGAGCGGCAAAGAACACGACGAGATGCCGAAGCACGTTACTGCCGAAGTCAATGTTGAGGCCCTGAAGAAAAACCTCGAAGGTAACGGAATGCACCACGTCTTCGGGGAGGACGGCACCCAGTTTGTCATCCGCGAACGCGAGGGAGACACAAGCGACGTCACAGTCCAGCCGAAGTTCCAGATCGTAGCTGAAGACGGGAAACCGCGCCGTGTTCTTGACAGACTTCTAAAATATTCTGCTGAAGATACCAACACAATATGACCAAGTACATTTGCCCCGATTGCGACGAGACGTTCGAGTTGATTGGTGAGGTGATGAAGCACCGAGAAGCGACCAACCACTCGCCCCACATCGTGAAACACAAGTCTCGACCGGAATCCGGGGAGAACGAGCGGTCGTGGTGTTCCCGGTGTGGCGAACGAATGGAGTACCACGCGACCGCCGAGTACGACGGTGAGAAGCACTGGATTTGTCCGGTCGAGGCGCGGGCGGTAGACGACGAGGAACCGCAGGAGCAGTTGGGCGCTTTTGCCAACGCTGAATAGACCTGTTGCTACAAATCAAGCCGTAGGGGGCTTCTCCCTTGTATTTTTCCACTCTGCCATAGCTAAGGCTTAAATACAAGCGCCATATTAGCTAGGCGCGTACGTGTCCGCAACCAGATTCGCCCCGGCAGGTTCGCACCCTATCTCGTTCGCCACCCACTGGCGAATCCCTGCCGAACACCAGTACGGCGACTGGGCGGACACACTCGCCGTCTACTACCTCCAACACGACAACCCGAACGCGACACTCGGCGAGCTGGCCGCAGACATCGAGATCGGCCTGAACCCCGACGACGGCGACCCACACGAGTTCATCAACCTGCCCGACGACCGAGCGACATGGCACCGCAACTACACCCCACTTGAACCGTGGATTCGAGCGCACGTTCTCCGGCTCGCCAACGGCTGGAAGTCGAAGCGACTCGCATCCTACCTCGAAAACCACGCCAGCGTCACTCGAACCATGGGGTTCCGAGAAGCCTCGTGAAAGTCGCCCACGACAACAACATCCCGGCACCAGACGACGTGTTCCAACCCGAGAAACAGGACGGTGAGTCTGAGCGGTCGGAGCGCCGGTTGACCGAGCGGAAGATGCGGGAGGTCTGGCACGAGGCGAAGCCGTTGGTGATGGATACCTTCCATCTCGATAGAGGCCAGAACGCCCAGATTCCCGAAGGGAGCTTCTGGGAAGTCCAAGCACTCGCGGGCACCCAGCAAGACACTTTCACCGAAGGCGGTGTCGAAGCCTTCCGAACCGCCACAACCCGCCCGGAAGACCAGAAACACACGGGGAGAACCCACCGCCACCACCTCCAGAAGCACTCCGTCGAGGAGGTTCGACGGATGCTTCGGGATACAACCACCCGGCTGGTGCAACGCGCTCGGCATAACGGTGAGTTGCAGGGGAAGGTGTGGGCGGCTATCGACGTGACGAAGGGGAATCCGTGGGCTGGTGAGATAGAGTGGACTGACGACAACCATCCCGAGGACCCCTACATTCTCGGGTATAAGGACGACGAGGACCGGAGCGCCGACTACTACTTCCAGTGGGCAACCATCCAAGTCGTCGGCCTCGACGTCCCACTCGTCCTCGACGCCTTCCCCCTCTCGCGTGGAACATCGAAGGCGGAGATCGTGGACGAACTCCTCTCCGGCGGTCTCGACATTCTGCCGGACATCGAGTTGGTGATGATGGACCGAGAGTTCGACTCGGAGGGCGTGAAAAACGTCTGTGACGACCACGGTGTCTACTACTTGAATCCGGCGCGGAAGAACACCCACGAACAGGTGATGTGTACGAAGCTCCGGAAGGCTGGGAAGAAAGTGCGGGTGGTGAAACAGAGCGCGTTCGAAGGCCCATCGCGCAAGCGGCTGTACCTCCCCGCCCGCAACACCGACATTTTCGAACCCAGCGACACCGACGACCGCGACACTAGTGACGGTGACAGTGGTGAGAAGAGTGAGGAGGAGCGTCGGGAGGGGTACCGGCAGAAGCACGCCCAAGCGTTCGTCGAGACGTTCGACGTGGACGTAGACGACGAAGACGGCCACATGTTCAGCGGGGTTGTTGACGAGGTGCGCGAGCAGGAAGCCGCCGAGGACGACCGTGTTGATGACGAGGCTGTGGAGGCGTATGCGTTGTTCGAGACGAACCATCCGGCGCTGGACCCCGAGGACTCAGCGACCGAAGAGCAGTTGCTCGGACGAGTGCGTGGGTTTGTTGAACGGTACAGCCATCGCTGGGGAATCGAGAACGGCTACAAGCAAATCAAACAGTTCCGTGTCCGGACGACCTCGAAGGACCACCGGTATCGGTATTTCTGCTTCGCGTTCGCGTGCGTCCTGTATAACGTCTGGCGGCTCGTGGATTTGCTGGTGAAGCTGGCGTTCGAGGACGACCCGGACTACAGTCCGCGAGTGAGCGCGGGCGTGTTCTTGACGCTCGCCAGCCAGAATCTCGGCCTCGACCCACCCGACTAGACACCGCGTTTCTTCTGTAGTATTCCCACTCCGTAGAGGCGTCACTGTGCTGTACCCCTGTTTTTCGCGTCGAGTATCTGTCTAGACCGCCGGAGTCGTCTAGACGAGTCTCTACCGAGTTGGTTGCGACCGCAAGAAGCGTCTAGACAAGTCGAATCCAAGCGATTATCTGGCTACCTTGCTATCTCGTCGCTGAACACTGACGTTGAGACTACAGCGGGTTTAGCAGGGCCGTAAACTACCCCGCCCTACTCGCCGCCTTCGGCGGCCCCTCCACCGGGTCCGTTTTGGCCCCCGTGGAGTGTATCAACACTACACACGGAGGCTGTTACGTGTGTGCGAACGCGCTTCCTCCCCGCCCTGCTCGCGTCTCTGACGCTCGCTGAGGACGGGGCCTCCGCGCTACCGCAAGGTGATTCGCTCGCGTTCGTAGAGTGCGACTGCAGCAGCAATACGCTCGTTTTCGTGATCTTCGAAGTATTCACGCACGAACTCTCGCAACGCATCGCTCTTCCCCCCGAACACACCAGCCTCGACAGCACCCTCGATGAGGAGGTCGAGGTCATTATGAACTGCGCCAGAATACCATATGCAGTGAGACGACCGGCCTCAACTTCTGCTTAGGCTTGTGTGTATGGAGCCCAACGGCTGTACGACCTACGACAAGCCATCGGAGACCTTCGCGACCTACCACAATGCCTGGTCGGAGATCGAGTTTGCCCTCACGGGCTCGGAACCGGCTGGCCACCTCTGGCTAAGCTACAGAAGTTCAAGGAGAAAGCCCACGGCTTTAGCCGTAGGAAGGTGTCAGTTGCCCACATACCTGCTAGGGTATAACACGGAATCCGGTGGGCCTCATTGGCCGGGCCACAACTCCTCGAAGGAGAGAAACGAGAGTCCCCCGGTGTGTCGCCGGTTCCCTCCGTATGCGTACTGAAAACTTGCAGATCGAACGATTGAAACCCTGAGGCGGGATTCCGCGCCGTTTTCGACGTGGAGGAGGTCAATGGAACCATAGCTATTAGTCAGACCAACGATAATGTGAGATTCAATTAATGGCCCGGCCAACCCGCCAGCAAACCAATAATAGTGACCACACGATAGAAACCGAGGAAGACGAAACTGAGAGTCAGAGCTGTCCGGAGTGTGACTCCGAGAATCTCACTACAAATGGCGAAAGTAGCGAAGTTGTCTGTGAGGATTGTGGACTCGTCATCGAAGAGCAGATGATTGACCGCGGACCAGAATGGCGTGCGTTCAATCATAGCGAACGACGAGACAAGAGCCGTGTCGGCGCGCCGACCACGCAGACGATGCACGACAAAGGATTAACTACCCAAATCGACTGGAAAGACAAAGACGCCTATGGGCGGTCCCTTTCCTCCGAGAAGCGCAGTCAGATGCATCGCCTCCGCAAGTGGCAAGAACGCATCCGCACGAAGGACGCGGGTGAACGCAACCTCCAGTTCGCACTTTCAGAAATCGACCGCATGGCTTCTGCACTCGGCGTCCCGCGCTCAGTTCGTGAGGTTGCGTCGGTCACGTACCGACGTGCCCTCAAAGAGGATTTGATTCGTGGTCGGTCCATTGAAGGCGTCGCCACTGGCTGTCTCTATGCAGCATGTCGGCAGGAAGGGATTCCCCGAAGTCTCGAAGAGGTCTCCGAGGTCTCTCGTGTTGACCAGAAGGAAATCGGCCGGACGTACCGGTATGTCGCAAAGGAACTCGGTCTGAAAATGAAGCCAGTAGACCCCAAAGAGTACGTGCCACGGTTCACGTCCGAACTGGATGTCAGTGAAGAGGTGAAATTGAAGGCGAACGAGATTATTGATGAGTCGACAGAGCAGGGCCTTCTTTCCGGAAAATCCCCGACAGGCTTCGCAGCTGCCGCCATATATGCGGCGTCACTCCTCTGTAATGAGAAGCAAACTCAGCGTGAGGTTGCCGAGGTTGCACAAGTGACCGAAGTCACAATCCGAAATCGATATCAAGAGCAGATCGAAGCATTCGGCATCTATTGAGCACTGAAAACAGAACTCAGTCACGCTCAGGGCCTTTGATTTAGCAACTATCAATTTATTCACCTGAATACCAGAGTATAGTAGCAGTAGTACGTAGTGTGAGTACCGCTTTCGTCACGGCGGAGAATGCCGTCATCGACGAAGTGTTTGAGGGCGCGCTTGGTCGGCTCGTGTAACCAGCCCGCTTCCGAGGATATCGGGAACGTGTGTCCTGTAATTTATATATGGGTGATATTTCACCGTCCAATTAGGACCCGCTTGAAGCGTCGTAGGCGGCCCCTACGAACTGTTCTAATTCTCCCAGAAATACCACAGATTGCTCATAACAAACTAAGTATATATTGTTTCGGAGAACGATGGCGCTGTATCGACCGCTTAGGCGCGACAAGAGGACGTTAAGTCCGCTCCAACCAAGGTTAGCAGTCATTTGTCGAGCTGTTGGTCAATCCTTACAGAGCAAAAAGTGCGCGAATAGTCGGTCGTCAGCGCCAGACCAGACGCATGACCAGAGACAGATCACCGCAGGAAGGGGTAGGATGAATAGTACACGAAACACGACACGACTCTTAGCAGTCATATTTTCGATGCTGCTAGTGACATCGGCAGTAGGAGCCGGCGCGCTGTCGAGTGTCGGGGTAACGCAAGCACAGCAAGCCAGCGACGTGCTGTACCGAGTGAACGCCGGCGGCAACACCGTGACACCATCGAATGGCCCGGACTGGTCCGGAAGCTACAACCAGTACGTGACCGGCGGATCATCGTACGGCTCGTACAGTGGCACAGTGTCTCTCGACAGTTCCGTGCCGTCAGGAACGCCGACGGACATTTTCGGCAATGAAGTGTACGGCGACCAAAACTGGACCTTCTCTGACAGCATCCAAAGCGGCCAACAGTACGAGGTCCGTCTCTACTTCGCCGAAATATACCACGGCGTGACCAACAACAATGGCGCGGACGCACGAGTCTTCGACGTCGCCATCGAGGGCCAGACGGTACTGAACGACTATGACATCGCCGCCGACGTCGGAACAGAGACCGGCGTGATGAAGTCGTTCACCGTCACGCCCTCCGACGGCACTCTTGATATTGACCTCACGACTGAGGTCGACAACGCCAAGATTTCGGCAATCGAAATCGTCGAAGCACAGCCCGAACCAAATACACTCGGCGGTCCGTCGAGCGTCAACTTCGGGCAAGTCATCACTGAGAGCTCAGCGACAGAAACGGTCACCGTGACGAATCTCGGTGACGACGGTGACCCGAGCATCGACATCTCGGATATCTCCCTCTCGGGCTCGGACACAGACGCGTTCTCGGCAGGGTCGGTGTCTCAGACGTCGCTCGCACCTGGCGAGTCCGCCAACATCCCGGTGACATTCTCACCGTCCGCGGTCGCCGTCGAAAGCGCAACGCTCGAAGTCAGCCATAGTGGGTCGAACACGCCGCTGACAGTCGATCTCTCCGGCGAGGGCGCAAGCGCGGTGGAGCCCGACTTCCAGAAGAGCAAACTTCAGGGCTTCAGCGCGGGCAACCCGACGGCCATCGACTTCGGGCCTGATGGGCGAGCCTACGTCTCGACGCAGGGTGGCACGGTGTACGCACTCAACATCACTCGGACCGGCGACAACAGCTACACGGTCGAAAACGAGGTCCAGATCGACGCCATCAAACAGATCCCGAATCACGACGACACCGGTGATTACAACCCCGGCGAAAACAATCGCCAGATTACTGGTCTAACCGTTGGCGGAACCGTCGAGAATCCAGTAGTGTACGTCTCCTCATCTGACCCGTCTATCGACGTCGGGCAAGATGACGATGACACGGACACCAACTCTGGAGCGATTTCGCGACTCGAAATCTCGCCTGGAAGCGATGGCGTGCTCGAAAGTAGCGAAATCAACCACGACGTATTGGTCATGGGGCTGCCTCGTTCCGAGGAGAACCACGCGACCAATGGGATCGATCTCTCGGCCGACGGCGATACGCTGTACGTCGCACAGGGCGGTCACACCAACAAGGGCGCGCCCGGCGACAACTTCGGTCATACGCCCGAATACGCGCTCTCGGCGGCCATCCTCGAAATCAACATCGCACAAATCGAGAACAACTACCAAGCGAAGGACCTCGCGACCTACGACCCGCAGGGTAGCGATCAGTCGTACCCGGCTCTCGACTTCTACTACGCCATTCCCACCATCCAGAACGACGATGCCACGGACGGCGACGACCTGCCGTTCGGCGGCAACGACGGGATCAACCAAGCGAAGCTAATCGAGGGCGGGCCGGTGCAGATTTACTCGGCCGGGTATCGCAACCCCTACGACCTGGTCGTGACCGAAAGCGGCCAGATTTACGCCGCGGATCATGGTCCGAACGGCGGCTGGGGCGGCCAGCCAGCTGACGCGAACGGGAACATCGTGGCCGACGCCGCGTCGGTGACAAACCACCCCAACGAGGATGGCAGCTTCTCGACCAACGACCAGCTCGTCAAGGTCGATGAGGGCGACTACGGCGGCCACGCGGCGCCGATCCGTGCCAACCCGACCGAGGCGGATATCTACGACGCGAACGGGAACATGATCTTCGACATTACAGCGTCGAACTCCCCCGTTCCGGAGAGCATGGTGAACCCGGTCGAGGCCGACTACATCCCGCCGACGAGCGGGTCACCCGACCCGGGCGCCCCGGCGGGCAGTGCGAACACGATGGAGACCGAGAGCGGTGACAAAGTCTTGTTCGGCCCGACCGGCGGAACGGCCGAGTACACCGCCTCGAACTTCGGCGGCGCGATGGAGGGCGACCTCCTGCAAGTCGAACTCGGCGGTGATATCGAGCGCATCGAACTGAGCGCCGACGGCTCAACGGTCACGAACGTCGAGACGCTCGCTAACACCGGCGGCCCGCTTGGCATCACCGCACAGGACGACGACGAAACGTTCGCCGGGACGGTGTGGACCGCGAACCATGGTGGTAACGACGTTACCATCCTTGAGCCGGTCGACTACGGCGATGACAGCGACGGCGGTGACGGCCAGCAATGCAGCGGCGCCGACGACGCCTCGCTTGACGAGGACGGCGACGGCTACGACAACGCTGATGAACTCGACGCGGGTACCGACCCATGCTCGGCGGCCTCCACGCCCGCCGACTTCGACGGTGACAGCACCTCGAACGTCAACGACCCCGACGACGACAACGACGGGCTTGCTGACACCGACGACCCGTTCGCGGTTGACGCGAACAACGGCATCGACACCACGCTCCCCGTCCAGCACGACCTGTCGGAGCTCAGCCTGTTCGGCGAGAACGGCCAGGGCTGGACCGGGCTAATGACCAATGGAACCGACTACCAGGACCTCTACGACACATCCCAGATGACGATTGGCGGCGCGGCGGAGGTCCTGACGGTTGAGCAGGTCCCGCCGGGTGACGCGTACTCGGACACGAATACCCAACAGTACGCGTTCCAGTACGGCGTCAATCCGCCGGACGAACCGTTCGTCGTCGAGACGACGGTGAGTAGCTTCCCGGACGACCCGGCGAACTACCAGTCCGCTGGTCTGTACATTGGCACTGGTGATCAGGCGAACTACACCAAGCTGGTCGTCGCGGCCGACGGTGGCAACGGCGGTATCCAGTTCGCGAAGGAGGTTGAAGATACCTTCAGCAGTCAGCCAACCGTCAGTGACAGCGCGGTCACGACGTCGAAGACAACGCTCCGCCTGACGGTTGACCCGACGACCGATCCCGCACCAGACAACGATGTCGACGAAGTCGCGGTGACTGCCGAGTATGAGGTCAACGGGAACGCAACTGAGGTCGGAACCACGGCCGTCCCGGCGACGTGGCTCGACACGTCCGACGGCGTCGCGCCCGCGGTGGGCGTCATCGCGACGTCTAACGGCGCGAGTCCGTTCCCGGCGACGTGGACCGACATCTCGGCCGAGTACGTGACTCCGCCTGTGAACCAGCCGCCGACGGCTTCGTTCACTTACTCGCCGAGTCAGCCGAACGCCACCGAACAGGTGACGCTCGATGCGTCCGGAGCGAGTGATTCGGACGGCTCTATTGCGAGCTACAAGTGGGACTTTGACGGCGACGGTCAGACCGACGCGACCGGCCAGCAGGTCACTCACGCGTTCGAAGCGGCAGGCGACTACCCGGTCACGCTAAACGTCACTGACGACGACGGCGCGAACGACTCGACGACCCAGACGGTCTCGGTCGTCGAGGTACCAAGCAAACCCCAGTCGGTCGCCGCGATTGTCGCAAGCCAGAGCGACGGTCCCGACGCGAACGACAGCAAAATCGACCTCCAGGAGATTCAGACCGCAATCGATTGGTGGGCTGAGGACGACCCCGTCCCAGGCACCGACGGCCAGACGCTGGGCCTCCAGGAGATTCAACAGCTCATCGATATGTGGGCTGAGGACGAATCGGTCGACGGTGGCGAGGGCGACCAGCCTGCCGCCACTGGCTCCGCGCTGGTCGAGATCACGCCCGACACGGGCCTCGAAACCAGCACCTACGGCAGCGGCTCCTACCAGGTCACGAACACCGGCGAGAAAAACATCACGTCGGTCTCCTTCGACCTGAGTAGTACTACACTCCCGGACATGGTGTTCGACCCGCAGGGCACCGCTGGTGACCCGACCGGTGAAGGCCTCAACATCGCGAGCGAGGGCGACACCAATATCCTCACCGAGCCCGGCACCGGCGAGGCGTTCAGCCAACCCCACAACGGTCAGAACGCCGACGACGGCTACGACGTGATGACCGTCGAGTTCGGCGACTTCCAGCCCGGTGAACAGGCCACCTTCTGGGCCGACAATGACCCAACCTCCATCAAGGGCGCGACCATCGGCTCCCAGGAGGCTGGCCCGGTCTCCGGACTGGAACTGGCCCGCGCGACGGTGACGGTTACCTACGAGGACGGCACCACCCAGACCACCCAGCTAATGGGCGACGGGAGCGACGGCGGCGCGACCGCCGTCGTCAACGGCAACGAGGCACCGGCGCCGACCATCGGTGCCCAGGACGTCTCGCTCGATTCGAGTGCGCTCGACGACTACCACAGCGCGGCGACGGTCTCGTCAGCCAGCCAGACCATCACGGTCACCGGACAGCCTGGCGAGACGGTCACGCTGGTGCGCGTCGAGGGCGAACTCACGCTGAAGAACGTCCCGGAGTACGATGGAACGACCGGCTACAACGTTGAGGCCTACGAGGCCAACGACGCCGAGGCGGTCGAGTACTACACGGCCACGCTCGACTCGAACGGCGAGGCGACGATTCCGGTCACGCTGACCAACACGACCGGCGATGAGGATGCGGGCAACGCGGGTTACAACTACTTCGTGGCCGCGCACGGTGAGGCCTCCGGCAACATGGGCCTCGCGTCGAACGTCGCAGTCCTGAAGTACGAGGAGGGTGCTGACTCCGGCGGTGACACCGGTTCCGCCGACTTCGCGGTCACTGCCAACAGCGGCGTTGACGCGAGCACCTACGGCGCCAACTCATTCGAGGTCACGAACACTGGCGATAAGCAGATTACGTCGGTCACCTACGACCTGAGTTCAGCGGCGTTCCCTGACGTCGTCTTTGACCCGCAGGGGACCGCCGGCGACTCGGGCTCGAAGGGCTTCACGCCCGACAGCGGCTCAAGCACAACCGGTCTTCAGGGCGGTTCGTTTGCCGCGCCACACAACGGCCAGAACGCTGACGACGGCTACGACGAGCTAACTGCGACGTTCAACGACTTCCAGAACGGCGAGACATTCGCCTTCTCGGTTGACATCGACCCGACCAGCATCAAGAACGCCCAGGGAACCGGCGCTGCGGGCTCGGTCTCCGGGCTCGAGATGTCGGGCGCGACGGTGACTGTTGCGTACGCTGACGGCACCACCCAGACGACCCAGTTGTTTGGTGACAGCAGCGACGGCGGCTCGCAGGCGACCGCGAAAGCGGACGTTGCGAGTGCGCCCAGCCTAGCCGTCGACGGCGTCTCACTCGACGCGAGCGCCCTCGACGGCCAGCACAGCGCCGCAACCGTCTCATCGGCCAGCCAGACTGTCACGGTCTCCGGTCCTGCGGACGCGACCGTGGAACTGCTCCACATCGAGGGGCAGCTCGAACTCGCCAACCAGGCCGACGGCTACGACCTCGAGGCATACGAAGCCAACACCGCCGAACAGGCCAGCTACCAGACCGTTCAGCTCGGCAGCGACGGCCAGGCCACGGTCGACGTGACCCTGACCAACACCTCGAGCAGCGGCGCCGAGGGCGGGTTCAACTACTTCGTCGCGGCCGTCCAGGACGCCAGCGGCGACACCGGCCAGACCTCGAACGTGGTCGCGCTGAAGTACGACCAGAACGCCGACTCCGGTTCGGACGACGGCGGTTCGTCGAGCCAGCAAGTGCTCCACCGCGTGAACGCCGGTGAGGGGACGACGCTCTCCGCTACGGACGACGGTCCCGACTGGACCGGCGTTGCGGACACGAGTTCGCAGTACCTCGCCTCGGTCGCCGAATCAAGCGCCGGGAACTACTGTGGCGGCGCAAACATCACACCCACCGAGTCGGTTCCGTCGAATACCCCTGACGCGGTGTACGATTGCGAGCGGTACGGCAACTCCACGTGGCAGTTCTCAGTGGATCCTGGTCAGGAGGTTGAGGTTCGACTCTACCACGGTAATCAGTTCTCCGGTGCCAGCAACCCTAGCGACCGCCAGTTCAACGTCTCTATCGAAGGCCAGCAGGTCCTAAGTCAGTACGACCCCGTAGCCGACGTCGGCCATGCGAACGGGACGATGAAGAGCTTCGTCGTCACCGACGATGGAGACGGCATCATCAGTGTCACCTTCGAGCAGGGAGCGGCCGAAAATCCGCAGGTGAACGCCATCGAAATCGTAACAAACGACGATTCTAACGGAGGGAGCTGACGATGCAGGCTCCTGATGATTGGGTTTGGACGCACAGTACGGGCGTCTCAATCACGCCCGTTACTTCGGCCGGACAGCGTACTGCAACGGCTCCTGTCCGGACCGAACGCTGCAGCTCAAACCCATTCCCACTCGGCGATACTGACGGTGAGCATCCACTAGCTCACGTCAGCATCGGGCAGTCTGCTGGATCGAAGGCACGCTTGACAGCCGTCGACGGTACCATCTCGAAATCGCGGGGTACGTCGACCGTCCGTACGATTGAGAGAGAATCGACTGCGGCGTTCGGTGTCGCAATCACAACCAACACGATCTGTACAGGTGGTAGACAATGAAAACGGACAACACGCAGCGGTTCACACAGTTCACAGCTGTGAGTCTCGCGCTGTTGGTCCTGTTCTCGGCGTTCACGCCGGTCGGGACCGTCGGCGCGCAGTCAGCAGTATCGATTTCTCAGACAGCGACGACCGCCACGACTGTCGCGCCCGGCGACACCGTTATCCTCGAAACGACGGTGTCCGCCCCCGACGCGAACGGACCGGCGATCGACGTCGACCTACCTAACGGCTGGACGATTACCAATCCGTCATCCGATGGCGGTACGTACAAGTCCGCTGTGAATCAGTGGGTCTGGCTCTCGGGCAGCCATACAGTAACCTACACTGTACAGGTACCCGAGGACGCCGCTGAGGGCGACTACATCGTCTCCGCCGAGGGGTCGGGTATTGATCCGGCAACGGACGAGCGGCTGACCGACACAATACAGACTACGATAACGGTCGATGAAAACCAGGCTCCGACCGCTGACGCAGGGAGTGACCAGACAGTCGACGAGGGCGCGACGGTCACGCTTGATGGCGCAGCGTCAAGCGACCCTGACGGGGACGACCTGTCGTATTCCTGGACTCAGACTGGCGGGCCCGACGTGACGCTAGGCGGCTCGAACACGGCGACGCCCTCATTCGACGCTCCAGCCGAACCACCACAGACCCAGACGTACACCTTCGAGCTTACCGTCTCTGACGGGCAGGCTAGTAGCACCGACACAGTAGACGTAACGGTCGAACCGGTCAACGATCCGCCGACCGCCGACGCGGGCGACGACCAGACGGTCACCGAAGGCAACTCGGTCCAGCTGTCGGGCGCAGGGAATGACGTGGACGATTCGTCCCTGTCGTACTCCTGGACTCAAACCGGCGGCCCTGTCGTGAGCCTCTCGGACGCGTCGGCTACCCAGCCGTCGTTCACTGCCCCGTCGATCGATAGCACGAGCACGCTGACCTTCGAGCTCACCGTTTCCGACGGGCAAGCCAGTAGTACTGATACGGTGACAGTCACCGTCCAGCCAACTGCCCCTGTGAATGACCCGCCGACCGCTGATGCGGGCGACGATCAAACGGTTCAAGAGGACGACCCGGTTAGTCTGGATGCTACAGGGTCTAACGACCCGAACGGCGACGACCTATCGTACTCGTGGACCCAAACTGGCGGTCAGTCGGTGACCCTGAATGACGCCGACACGGCGACCCCGACGCTCACTGCACCGAACGTCGACGCTGACGAGACG
This genomic window contains:
- a CDS encoding transposase yields the protein MKVAHDNNIPAPDDVFQPEKQDGESERSERRLTERKMREVWHEAKPLVMDTFHLDRGQNAQIPEGSFWEVQALAGTQQDTFTEGGVEAFRTATTRPEDQKHTGRTHRHHLQKHSVEEVRRMLRDTTTRLVQRARHNGELQGKVWAAIDVTKGNPWAGEIEWTDDNHPEDPYILGYKDDEDRSADYYFQWATIQVVGLDVPLVLDAFPLSRGTSKAEIVDELLSGGLDILPDIELVMMDREFDSEGVKNVCDDHGVYYLNPARKNTHEQVMCTKLRKAGKKVRVVKQSAFEGPSRKRLYLPARNTDIFEPSDTDDRDTSDGDSGEKSEEERREGYRQKHAQAFVETFDVDVDDEDGHMFSGVVDEVREQEAAEDDRVDDEAVEAYALFETNHPALDPEDSATEEQLLGRVRGFVERYSHRWGIENGYKQIKQFRVRTTSKDHRYRYFCFAFACVLYNVWRLVDLLVKLAFEDDPDYSPRVSAGVFLTLASQNLGLDPPD
- a CDS encoding transcription initiation factor IIB; this encodes MARPTRQQTNNSDHTIETEEDETESQSCPECDSENLTTNGESSEVVCEDCGLVIEEQMIDRGPEWRAFNHSERRDKSRVGAPTTQTMHDKGLTTQIDWKDKDAYGRSLSSEKRSQMHRLRKWQERIRTKDAGERNLQFALSEIDRMASALGVPRSVREVASVTYRRALKEDLIRGRSIEGVATGCLYAACRQEGIPRSLEEVSEVSRVDQKEIGRTYRYVAKELGLKMKPVDPKEYVPRFTSELDVSEEVKLKANEIIDESTEQGLLSGKSPTGFAAAAIYAASLLCNEKQTQREVAEVAQVTEVTIRNRYQEQIEAFGIY